In the Neospora caninum Liverpool complete genome, chromosome Ia genome, one interval contains:
- a CDS encoding putative CBS domain multi-pass transmembrane protein, with translation MASGLTTGYMAFNELQLLVLQETGSAEARQQAEAVYRIVQGNRHQLLVTLLLCNSLAMEALPLFLDRLFTPLLAVLISVTAILFVGEILPQALCTGKYQLRIAAALAPTVQLLIFLFAPVAYPIGKLLDRFVTTENRATLYARSDLKALIGLHQNDRRRPLLLQHTIEQQARLARDGESSHRGRSPSSGQTRVPGAKVTPVALAVPDVVETLGSAGSTQDGKGRATGPSSSQSNKGRREKADTAGAGAPRSVGDGEGTERWAGEESAGKGLRFSPGGRRTVCSQNGSAGPNGEKEGESRDETLQDPEQHPSKKGQDGLHAAQNDGGEPEGRAQETREDLERAVGLNRDEVLIMQGALDMACKSICDFMVPLHDVYMLECSMRLTRELLVDVLRKGHSRIPVYEGRRSNVRGVLLVKSLILIDPKAGIRIRDLMRGRTFRRLCTPLFVAPSANPYQLLNEFQEGRCHLAFVTNDVAAYQQAWKQNVDVPTTVDLLGIVTLEDVIEELIQEEIMDEFDKRVTGIGPSAARVLGSASSVHSGVLAATPAMPRFRAMDTSDFLGLEPQCEGSGIDVSEGLGTRSTTDVYYPAVRASSALSRFASFFALEEAAACASPSSPFLGTLPHLGSRAALLFTADRAPGPGTGDQAKDKLETNNYERLARLTKSKTSEYPYQGRRRSTWVSGRAADTPGRVIVQTEEGLEGPRRMPASVQVGQRGKTHQQSDTQKKLSQDSPGTRPST, from the exons ATGGCCAGCGGCCTGACGACAGGATATATGGCGTTTAACGAGCTGCAGCTCCTTGTGCTTCAGGAAACCGGGTCTGCAGAGGCGCGGCAACA GGCCGAAGCCGTATACCGCATCGTTCAGGGGAATCGGCATCAGCTCCTGGTGACGCTGCTCCTCTGCAATTCACTAGCCATGGAAGCgctccccctcttcctcgatcGGCTTTTCACGCCCCTGCTTGCTGTCCTCATTTCCGTCACTGCCATTCTTTTCGTCGGAGAGATTTTGCCTCAGGCACTGTGCACAGGAAAATATCAGCTGCGGATTGCTGCG GCCCTTGCTCCAACCGTGCAGTTGCTGATCTTCCTCTTTGCGCCGGTCGCCTACCCAATCGGCAAACTCCTCGACCGGTTCGTCACGACGGAGAATCGGGCGACTCTCTACGCTCGCTCTGATCTCAAGGCATTGATTG GTCTACACCAGAATGATCGTCGCCGACCGCTGTTGCTTCAGCACACCATAGAGCAGCAAGCGCGTCTCGCCCGAGACGGCGAGTCTTCGCACCGGGGCCGCTCACCTTCCTCAGGACAAACTCGTGTCCCCGGTGCGAAGGTGACGCCCGTGGCTCTTGCAGTGCCGGATGTTGTCGAAACCCTCGGCAGTGCAGGATCAACACAAGACGGGAAAGGTCGCGCGACAggcccctcttcttcccagaGCAACAAGGGTCGGAGGGAAAAAGCCGACACGGCGGGCGCGGGTGCGCCGCGGAGCGTcggcgacggggaaggaaCCGAACGATGGGCGGGCGAAGAGAGTGCAGGGAAGGGGCTGCGATTCAGTCCCGGAGGGCGCAGGACGGTCTGTTCCCAGAACGGTTCTGCTGGGCcgaacggagaaaaggaaggagagagtaGAGACGAGACTCTGCAAGACCCAGAGCAGCACCCGTCGAAGAAGGGGCAAGATGGATTACATGCCGCTCAAAACGACGGTGGGGAGCCGGAGGGAAGAGcgcaagagacgcgagaagatcTGGAAAGAGCAGTTGGACTGAATCGCGACGAAGTTCTGATCATGCAAG GCGCTTTGGATATGGCTTGCAAGAGTATCTGCGACTTCATGGTGCCTCTTCACGACGTCTATATGCTT GAATGTTCGATGCGGCTGACCCGCGAGCTTCTGGTTGATGTTCTGCGGAAAGGTCATTCCCGTATTCCGGTCTACGAGGG CCGTCGCTCTAACGTCCGAGGCGTACTGCTGGTGAAGAGTCTCATTCTCATTGACCCAAAAGCGG GCATCAGGATCCGCGATCTGATGCGAGGGCGAACCTTCCGACGTCTGTGCACGCCGTTGTTCGTCGCTCCTTCTGCGAACCCGTACCAACTTTTGAACGAATTTCAAGAG GGACGCTGTCACTTGGCTTTCGTGACCAATGACGTCGCAGCGTATCAGCAAGCGTGGAAACAGAACGTGGACGTTCCTACGACTGTGGATCTCCTGGGGATCGTGACTCTTGAGGACGTGATAGAGGAACTCATTCAAGAGGAAATCATGGATGAGTTTGATAAGCGCGTG ACAGGAATAGGGCCCTCGGCGGCTCGTGTTCTGGGCTCGGCCAGCAGCGTCCACTCTGGGGTGCTTGCAGCGACACCGGCCATGCCGAGGTTTCGCGCGATGGACACCTCCGATTTTCTTGGTCTGGAGCCCCAGTGCGAAGGGTCGGGCATCGACGTTTCCGAGGGACTGGGCACTCGCTCAACTACAGACGTTTACTATCCAGCTGTACGTGCGTCGAGCGCTCTGAGTCGTTTTGCATCTTTTTTTGCTCTGGAAGAGGCTGCCGCGTGCGCGTCCCCCTCATCCCCGTTTCTTGGGACCCTTCCGCATCTTGGGAGTCGAgcggcgcttctcttcactgCTGATCGAGCGCCCGGGCCAGGCACCGGAGATCAGGCCAAAGACAAGCTGGAGACGAACAACTACGAACGGTTGGCAAGACTGACAAAGTCGAAGACGTCGGAATATCCTTATCAAGGG CGACGGCGCTCCACGTGGGTGTCCGGCCGTGCTGCTGACACTCCAGGTCGCGTCATTGTTCAAACCGAGGAGGGGCTGGAAGGACCGCGAAGGATGCCCGCGTCGGTGCAAGTGGGTCAACGCGGCAAAACGCACCAGCAGAGTGATACTCAGAAGAAGCTAAGCCAGGATTCTCCAGGAACTCGGCCCTCTACCTGA
- a CDS encoding cbr-GPDH-1 protein, related gives MEVNYFHFSADECWATKQFGLSSDTQTFPSFPGEKNRNRSKRRKNQWAGGHQVPNSRHSYVPPLWNLFAAAGHTKSQTDTAKGDNFVVLIKHCSGASLSFNAAEDRLPLFVASEKERDRDPKNGLAFAGVSAPASSSTFLPFWVCAAARVPSFLLRRKVTDSYEPTVHPGQQCGSDSKTKSRAGSLSGAGCWNSSSGGLGHNFTRLFSSCTARQYGLSGRLSQSSTPPVCTGPVRLDPPLSTVRARAPRKSVNPTHPSPTTLRAQKPHTPAGSGSPPTRLLETIPPFPYLVHGKSTCSAFLRFLSDGKWSRSISEALFPAVKPPVIYRFRGFHPTQIVSGPASLSCAAPRSFTLFFLLFFLTGLPGPLCPITHRTPPSSSCFRFRPFPVSTEATAIQANAFLSPLAAAPSFTRSSAWGDRRNTRAFSSVSAQEFHTKRKRTEGKQDAMDSFLRPIQPKRSLFQVLQKGPLRVRMWVFEEMIEGEKLTDIINQRHENVKYLPGHKLPENLLAVPDVVEACRGADLLVFVMPHQFVAKVCDQLAKANVVPPHARAISLLKGLYVEGGRPQLFSDTIRSKLNIVECAALSGANVANDVAREEFAEATIGHSPDETDTALIWQQLFDKPYFKVNTLPDIAGVQLCGAVKNVVALAAGFCDGVGVGTNTKSAIIRLGVEEMKQFGMLFFDNVVAETFFDSAGYADVITTVFGGRNARCAAEFVRQKGNKSWDQIEAEMLNGQKLQGTLTTREVFEVISSHEVDHLFPLFTVTYDIAFKGRDPADLVRVFETSEVRPHKTPEECNILVLPPLMANAKRRIGRLQSMVDHERFKEEEKKIVKEYEKRYTEIEVAANTADDLAPSAPVAEECRERK, from the exons ATGGAAGTAAATTATTTTCATTTCTCGGCCGATGAGTGCTGGGCAACAAAGCAGTTTGGTCTTTCTTCTGACACACAAACTTTTCCGTCGTTTCCGGGTGAGAAAAACCGCAACCGCAGCAAAAGGCGGAAGAATCAGTGGGCGGGAGGTCACCAGGTACCAAATTCGAGGCACAGCTACGTTCCCCCCCTGTGGAATCTGTTCGCTGCCGCAGGGCACACAAAGTCGCAAACAGACACTGCAAAAGGTGACAATTTCGTCGTTCTTATAAAGCACTGTTCCGGCGCGTCCCTTTCCTTTAACGCAGCAGAAGATaggcttcctctctttgtggCGTCAGAGAAAGAACGTGACCGTGATCCGAAGAACGGCCTTGCTTTTGCTGGAGTCTCTGCAccagcgtcttcttccacgttCCTGCCATTTTGGGTTTGTGCAGCTGCGAGGGTTCCGAGTTTTCTTTTAAGGAGGAAAGTCACTGACAGTTACGAACCGACCGTGCATCCAGGCCAGCAATGCGGCAGTGACTCGAAGACTAAGTCGCGAGCTGGCAGCCTGTCGGGTGCCGGTTGCTGGAACAGTTCTTCCGGTGGTCTCGGACACAACTTCACTCGTCTATTCTCCTCCTGTACCGCACGGCAGTACGGTTTATCTGGTCGCCTCTCGCAGTCATCCACACCTCCGGTCTGCACGGGTCCCGTGAGGCTCGATCCACCTTTGTCTACGGTCAGGGCTCGGGCACCTCGAAAGAGCGTGAATCCAACACATCCTTCACCCACGACTCTGCGTGCCCAGAAACCGCACACGCCGGCGGGTAGCGGCTCGCCGCCTACAAGGCTCCTCGAGACCATTCCGCCGTTCCCTTATCTGGTGCACGGGAAGTCCACATGTAGTGCGTTTCTCCGATTTCTGTCTGACGGCAAATGGTCGCGTTCAATATCGGAAGCTCTCTTTCCGGCAGTGAAGCCCCCAGTCATATATCGATTCCGGGGGTTTCATCCTACGCAAATTGTGTCCGGGCCCGCATCGCTTTCGTGCGCTGCCCCGCGCTCGTTcactctctttttcctcctctttttcctaACTGGGCTGCCTGGACCTCTTTGTCCGATTACGCATAGAACGCCTCCCTCATCCTCCTGTTTTCGCTTCCGCCCCTTCCCTGTATCAACAGAAGCGACAGCAATTCAAGCGaacgccttcctctccccgcTCGCTGCGGCCCCCTCATTCACCCGCAGCAGTGCGTGGGGTGACCGACGGAACACGcgtgccttttcttctgtctctgcgcaaGAATTCCAtacgaaaaggaaacgcacTGAAGGCAAGCAAGACGCCATGGATTCTTTTCTTCGGCCTATCCAACCCAAGAGGTCTCTCTTTCAGGTCTTGCAAAAGGGACCATTGAGG GTTCGGATGTGGGTGTTCGAGGAGATGATCGAAGGGGAGAAACTCACCGACATCATCAACCAGAGGCACGAGAATGTTAAGTATCTCCCGGGTCACAAATTGCCCGAAAACTTGCTGGCAGTTCCCGACGTTGTCGAAGCCTGCCGCGGGGCCgatctcctcgtcttcgtcatGCCCCATCAGTTCGTGGCG AAAGTCTGCGATCAACTCGCGAAGGCGAACGTTGTGCCGCCCCACGCACGCGCGATATCGCTTCTCAAAGGGCTTTACGTGGAAGGCGGAAGGCCTCAACTGTTCTCAGACACCATCCGCTCCAAGCTCAACATCGTCGAGTGCGCGGCTCTTTCTG GCGCAAATGTGGCCAACGACGTGGCTCGGGAGGAGTTCGCCGAGGCAACAATTGGCCATTCGCCGGATGAGACGGACACAGCGTTGATTTGGCAGCAGCTCTTCGACAAGCCGTACTTCAAGGTCAACACCCTCCCAGATATTGCTGGTGTTCAG CTGTGCGGAGCAGTCAAAAACGTCGTTGCGCTGGCCGCCGGTTTCTGTGATGGCGTGGGTGTAGGGACTAATACAAAAAGCGCTATCattcgcctcggcgtcgaggAGATGAAACAGTTCGGAATGCTGTTCTTTGACAACGTTGTCGCC GAAACCTTCTTCGATAGTGCTGGCTACGCTGATGTGATCACGACAGTCTTCGGTGGTCGCAATGCGCGCTGTGCGGCGGAATTCGTTCgacagaaagggaacaaGAGTTGGGACCAAATCGAAGCCGAGATGCTGAATGGTCAAAAGCTTCAG GGCACCTTGACGACAAGGGAAGTGTTTGAGGTTATCTCTTCCCACGAAGTAGACcacctgtttcctctctttaCTGTCACTTACGACATCGCATTCAAGGGAAGAGACCCAGCAGATCTCGTCCGCGTATTCGAGACGAGCGAGGTCCGCCCCCACAAGACGCCGGAAGAATGCAACATCCTGGTGCTGCCTCCACTGATGGCAAATGCCAAGAGAAGG ATTGGCCGTCTTCAGTCGATGGTCGACCATGAACGTttcaaagaagaagaaaagaagatcGTCAAAGAATACGAGAAGCGATACACAGAGATAGAAGTCGCCGCGAACACCGCGGATGACCTCGCTCCGTCCGCCCCAGTAGCAGAAGAGTGTCGGGAGAGAAAATGA